In Herbinix luporum, a single window of DNA contains:
- a CDS encoding RrF2 family transcriptional regulator — MKVSTKGRYGLRAMIDLALYSKNELVPLISIAQRQDISKSYLEQVFSALRKAGLVKSIKGAQGGYELAKDAKEITVGMILRALEGDLSVVPMEDEVVSNRIESYIRDNIWNEIDERVFSFIDGLTLKDITESYLQKDSTPMYYI, encoded by the coding sequence ATGAAGGTGTCAACAAAGGGTAGATATGGCCTACGTGCAATGATAGATTTGGCACTGTATTCAAAAAATGAATTGGTACCCTTAATTAGTATTGCCCAAAGGCAAGATATATCTAAAAGTTACTTAGAGCAGGTGTTTTCTGCTTTGCGAAAAGCAGGATTAGTTAAAAGTATAAAGGGAGCTCAGGGAGGTTATGAGTTAGCAAAGGATGCAAAAGAAATAACCGTGGGAATGATTCTAAGAGCACTAGAAGGTGATTTATCCGTAGTTCCAATGGAGGATGAAGTTGTAAGCAACCGGATAGAAAGCTATATCAGAGATAATATTTGGAATGAGATTGATGAAAGAGTTTTTTCTTTTATAGATGGGCTTACATTAAAGGATATTACTGAGAGTTATTTACAAAAGGATTCTACTCCCATGTATTATATTTAG
- a CDS encoding GNAT family N-acetyltransferase, translated as MIVKVYKNAETYLLDNEAILLEEEAASQLVLYDAYQSRQNTKENKGLFGVVMDEEQVILHFSNMPSNNMAVYIQNENKDIREAAMVLADYMAENQIQLEGLSAKYEICEAFIDQYRKNVKCTFAERMATDIMEIRQIHDIKLAEGKTRLAIPSEVKFITDWMVQFQIEALAKEIDYESALIKVTKLIDNNRLYVFEDPYETIVSMASATRKLVHGVAISYVYTPEEYRGMGYAAANIYNISKKYLDEGNEFCTLFVDKKNMLSKRAYEKVGYYIIDEIYEYKLLQA; from the coding sequence ATGATAGTTAAGGTATATAAAAATGCCGAGACATATTTATTAGATAATGAAGCTATTCTTTTAGAAGAGGAGGCTGCCAGCCAACTGGTACTTTATGATGCTTACCAAAGTCGGCAGAATACAAAGGAGAATAAAGGATTATTCGGTGTGGTTATGGATGAGGAACAGGTGATTTTGCATTTTAGTAATATGCCATCAAATAATATGGCTGTCTATATCCAAAATGAGAATAAAGATATAAGAGAAGCGGCCATGGTTTTGGCAGATTATATGGCAGAAAACCAAATACAACTGGAAGGTTTAAGTGCAAAATATGAGATATGTGAGGCTTTTATAGATCAATATAGAAAAAATGTCAAGTGTACCTTTGCAGAAAGAATGGCAACTGACATAATGGAAATCAGACAGATACATGATATTAAACTTGCAGAAGGTAAGACTAGACTGGCAATACCTAGTGAAGTGAAATTTATTACTGACTGGATGGTACAATTCCAGATTGAGGCACTGGCTAAAGAAATTGACTATGAATCTGCCCTGATTAAAGTTACAAAATTAATAGATAACAATAGGCTTTATGTATTTGAGGATCCTTATGAAACGATTGTATCAATGGCTTCTGCCACCAGAAAGTTGGTTCATGGGGTTGCAATTAGTTATGTATATACTCCGGAGGAATATAGGGGCATGGGTTATGCCGCAGCTAATATATATAATATAAGTAAAAAGTATTTGGATGAGGGCAATGAATTTTGTACCCTGTTTGTAGACAAGAAAAATATGCTTTCTAAACGGGCCTATGAGAAGGTGGGATACTATATAATAGATGAAATTTATGAATACAAATTACTTCAGGCATAA
- a CDS encoding DUF2935 domain-containing protein: MEGINTFDTNLTENRFWLQIMGDHARFIFFSLAPNEVEYLQRSQDFIVNYDQLLEQINNPLNTEELDIINRQAYQLTLQFRDFKLLLLSQTLSFKIKIHLTSSFINDMLNELEDYLTLLYSIQMNKEILFHPIHYHLLWLLDAIGHSATVTSNLDLIERDMINKSICYEAQFMDLYLKATMIHGYLRTQLNNFSALSQLNKEVENSIISFKDFLVELRDQRINGQILGTLFPLMADHMAREECYYLWKLSQSAGLTKRPDCDPTSPRVEG, from the coding sequence ATGGAGGGCATCAATACTTTTGATACAAACTTGACGGAAAATCGGTTTTGGTTGCAAATAATGGGGGACCATGCAAGATTTATTTTTTTCTCATTGGCCCCCAATGAAGTAGAATATCTTCAAAGGTCACAGGATTTTATCGTAAACTATGACCAGCTACTAGAACAAATAAATAATCCCCTTAATACAGAAGAACTTGATATTATAAATAGACAGGCATATCAACTTACTCTTCAATTTCGTGATTTTAAACTTCTACTTCTTTCACAAACCCTCAGCTTTAAAATTAAAATCCATCTAACATCTTCCTTTATTAATGATATGTTAAATGAATTGGAAGATTACCTTACACTTCTATATTCCATTCAAATGAATAAAGAAATACTATTCCATCCTATTCATTATCACCTATTATGGTTACTAGATGCCATAGGCCATAGTGCTACTGTCACTTCTAATTTAGACCTAATAGAAAGGGATATGATTAATAAAAGTATTTGCTATGAAGCTCAATTTATGGATCTATATCTAAAAGCCACCATGATACATGGGTACCTGAGAACACAGTTAAATAATTTCTCTGCCTTAAGTCAGCTTAATAAAGAGGTGGAAAATTCAATCATTTCCTTTAAAGATTTCTTAGTGGAACTTCGTGACCAAAGGATAAACGGCCAGATACTTGGCACCCTCTTTCCTTTAATGGCGGACCATATGGCTAGGGAGGAATGTTATTATTTATGGAAATTATCCCAATCTGCAGGGCTTACAAAACGGCCGGATTGCGACCCAACAAGCCCTAGGGTTGAAGGATAA
- a CDS encoding CAP domain-containing protein, with amino-acid sequence MKKIIVTLCSMALSLAGSFGINQIVNNDEAILDRHIDQVQIEEEAEVVEDITNLPADEIKKENHQNIKDNASEVEKDAPTKKDTKEDKKALNTKDNNVTTKTKKAENDSNSKSETNNAAKKQETSKTTDTTSTNKATESVKQSSNSKNIDKKYIYKNIDLSNCKSVDDVVEVLQQNGYSNVNINNIDNLDSLEDILSLLGKQEGKTSKTPSNTTPTRTPSPTPKEKAPSTTPKNTSNPTNTSNNSYADEVLRLVNIERANAGLSALSTNSSLTAAANKRAEETKASFSHTRPNGSKFSTVLQEYGVSYRTAGENIAYGQRSPQEVVSAWMNSPGHRANILNGNFNKIGIGVYQSGGVIYWTQLFTN; translated from the coding sequence ATGAAAAAGATAATAGTAACTTTATGTTCAATGGCACTGTCACTTGCAGGTTCATTCGGTATTAATCAGATTGTAAACAATGATGAAGCAATCCTAGATAGACATATAGATCAAGTTCAAATAGAAGAAGAAGCCGAAGTTGTAGAAGATATTACAAATCTACCTGCGGATGAGATAAAGAAAGAAAATCACCAGAATATAAAAGATAATGCTTCTGAAGTAGAAAAGGATGCCCCTACAAAGAAAGATACTAAGGAAGATAAAAAAGCTTTAAATACAAAGGATAATAATGTCACTACAAAGACCAAGAAAGCAGAAAATGATTCTAACAGTAAGTCTGAAACTAATAATGCTGCAAAGAAACAGGAAACTTCCAAAACAACTGATACTACAAGTACTAATAAAGCTACAGAATCTGTCAAGCAGAGTAGTAACAGCAAAAATATTGATAAAAAGTATATATATAAGAATATAGATTTATCTAATTGCAAATCTGTTGATGATGTAGTAGAAGTATTACAGCAAAATGGATATAGTAATGTCAATATTAATAATATTGACAACCTAGATTCCTTAGAAGATATTTTATCATTATTAGGAAAGCAAGAAGGTAAGACAAGTAAGACTCCTTCTAATACGACTCCTACAAGGACTCCGTCACCAACTCCAAAGGAGAAGGCACCTAGCACTACCCCTAAGAATACTTCTAACCCTACAAATACTTCTAATAACAGCTATGCAGATGAAGTATTAAGACTGGTTAATATTGAGCGAGCAAATGCAGGACTATCTGCTCTAAGCACCAATTCCAGCTTAACAGCAGCGGCTAACAAACGTGCAGAAGAAACTAAGGCATCATTTTCACATACCAGACCTAACGGTTCAAAATTCTCAACTGTTTTACAGGAATATGGAGTTTCATATAGGACAGCAGGTGAAAATATAGCATACGGCCAGCGTTCTCCACAGGAAGTTGTAAGTGCATGGATGAATTCTCCAGGACATAGGGCTAATATTTTAAACGGTAATTTTAATAAAATTGGTATAGGGGTATATCAGTCTGGAGGGGTTATATACTGGACACAGTTATTTACCAACTAA
- a CDS encoding YitT family protein: MEDKNTIKNKIKDYCIITLGVLLVVVGVYFFKFPNNFSIGGVTGIAIILSNLFNNSISSGSIVLVLNIILLIFAYVFIGKSFGNKTVYGSLLLSISLKLLEIIIPLEAPLTNEPMLELFFAVILPAVGAAILFNIGSSTGGTDVLAMLLKKYTNIDIGRALLITDFFLTIATFFVFDLTTGFLSILGLLFKSTLVDVVIENLNLNKYFTIICRNPKPICTFITNKLNRSATVFDAKGAFTDQDKKIILTVMSRAQAVQLRTFIKETDPEAFLLITNTSEIIGRGFRGLS, from the coding sequence GTGGAAGATAAAAACACAATAAAAAACAAGATTAAAGACTATTGTATAATCACCTTAGGAGTATTACTGGTGGTAGTAGGGGTATATTTTTTTAAATTCCCCAATAATTTTTCTATTGGCGGTGTCACCGGTATTGCCATTATCCTAAGCAATCTTTTTAATAACAGTATCAGCTCAGGAAGTATCGTATTGGTCCTTAATATAATATTGTTAATTTTTGCTTATGTCTTTATAGGCAAAAGCTTTGGTAATAAAACTGTATATGGCAGCCTTCTCTTGTCCATATCTTTAAAGCTTCTTGAAATAATAATTCCTCTTGAGGCTCCATTAACTAATGAGCCTATGCTTGAACTATTTTTTGCTGTGATTCTTCCTGCCGTAGGAGCGGCAATTCTCTTTAATATTGGTTCCTCCACGGGAGGTACGGATGTATTAGCAATGTTGCTAAAAAAATACACTAATATAGATATAGGCCGTGCCCTTTTAATCACTGATTTTTTCCTAACAATAGCTACTTTCTTTGTATTTGATTTAACTACCGGTTTTTTATCTATCTTAGGTTTACTTTTTAAATCAACCTTAGTAGATGTAGTAATCGAGAATCTAAATTTAAATAAATATTTCACTATAATATGTAGAAATCCAAAACCAATCTGTACCTTTATAACCAATAAACTTAATCGCAGTGCCACTGTATTTGATGCTAAAGGTGCTTTTACAGATCAAGATAAAAAAATCATATTAACTGTTATGAGTCGTGCCCAGGCTGTACAATTAAGAACATTTATAAAGGAAACAGATCCTGAAGCATTTTTACTTATTACAAACACCAGCGAAATTATAGGCCGAGGTTTCCGTGGATTATCATAA
- a CDS encoding response regulator transcription factor → MEKLKILVVDDESRMRKLVKDFLVRNNFEVIEAEDGEQALDIFYSNKGIALIILDIMMPKIDGWQVCREIRQYSDVPIIMLTAKGDEKDELLGFELGVDEYISKPFSPKVLVARVEAVLRRTAGIDEEIIEVGGIVLDKAAHQLKIDNVPIDLSFKEFELLTYFVMNKGVALSREKILNNVWNYDYFGDARTIDTHVKKLRSKMGDKGKYIKTIWGLGYKFEVDE, encoded by the coding sequence ATGGAAAAACTAAAGATATTAGTTGTCGACGATGAAAGCAGAATGAGAAAGCTGGTTAAGGACTTTTTGGTACGTAATAATTTTGAAGTGATAGAGGCTGAAGATGGTGAGCAGGCCCTAGATATATTCTATTCAAATAAGGGTATTGCATTAATAATTTTGGATATTATGATGCCAAAGATTGACGGATGGCAGGTATGTAGGGAAATAAGGCAGTATTCAGATGTTCCTATTATTATGCTTACTGCTAAGGGGGATGAAAAAGATGAACTTTTAGGTTTTGAACTTGGTGTGGATGAATATATATCAAAACCCTTTAGTCCAAAAGTTTTGGTAGCCAGAGTAGAGGCGGTGCTTCGTAGGACTGCCGGTATCGATGAAGAAATCATAGAAGTTGGAGGCATTGTTCTTGACAAAGCAGCCCATCAGTTAAAAATAGATAATGTGCCTATTGATCTAAGCTTTAAGGAATTTGAACTGTTAACCTATTTTGTTATGAATAAAGGGGTAGCCCTTTCTAGAGAAAAAATTCTTAATAATGTCTGGAATTATGATTATTTTGGCGATGCAAGAACCATAGATACCCATGTTAAAAAATTAAGAAGTAAGATGGGAGATAAGGGTAAATATATAAAAACTATTTGGGGACTTGGATACAAATTTGAGGTGGATGAATGA
- a CDS encoding sensor histidine kinase — translation MRRSIRFKLASLLAALIAFTIFITWFINHTFLADYYLNFKVARIAEVFYKVQHIYEESQEELFLSEEDTLKMERLSSSFNVNIYVLMPFAGRSLSSYPKPQDFGEREELQIQLLIRNYMSGDMSQGDKTVIGENENFVIYRLYDDHLDANYIDLVGILEGSKVVFLRSNFESIQESVALSNQFLGYIGLIAVVIGIIAMLMISRKFTKPILEMAHIAKRMSELDFDAKYHVRENDEIGVLGTSLNTLSDKLQETILELKRANNELQIDIQKKTEIDEMRKEFLSNVSHELKTPISLIQGYAEGLVENVNEDEENRNFYCEVIIDEANKMNQMVKKLLTLNELEFGSNQVNFERFDIVQLINSVLWSTEILFKQKQVTLHFDEKEPIYVWADEYLIEQVVTNYINNALNHVDGKKIIEIKLIPRDNVLRVAVFNTGNRIPDDELDKIWVKFYKVDKARTRKYGGSGIGLSIVKAIMNSHNKECGVVNHSKGVEFWFELDMT, via the coding sequence ATGAGACGTTCAATAAGATTTAAGCTGGCATCATTACTGGCAGCTTTAATAGCATTTACAATCTTTATTACATGGTTTATTAATCATACTTTTTTGGCAGATTATTACCTTAATTTTAAGGTGGCCCGCATAGCAGAAGTTTTTTATAAGGTTCAACATATATATGAAGAAAGTCAAGAAGAATTATTTTTATCTGAAGAGGACACCTTGAAGATGGAAAGGCTATCCTCTAGTTTTAATGTAAATATTTATGTTCTTATGCCCTTTGCGGGAAGATCCTTGTCTAGTTACCCCAAGCCTCAGGATTTTGGTGAAAGAGAAGAATTACAGATACAATTATTAATACGAAACTATATGAGTGGAGATATGAGCCAAGGGGATAAAACAGTTATCGGGGAAAATGAAAATTTTGTAATATACAGGCTTTACGATGACCACTTAGATGCCAATTATATAGATTTAGTTGGCATTTTAGAGGGAAGTAAGGTTGTGTTTTTACGATCTAATTTTGAAAGTATTCAGGAAAGTGTTGCTTTGTCAAATCAATTTCTAGGTTATATCGGTCTAATAGCAGTTGTTATTGGCATAATTGCTATGCTTATGATAAGTAGAAAGTTTACCAAACCTATTCTTGAGATGGCTCATATTGCAAAGCGAATGTCAGAGTTGGATTTTGATGCAAAATATCATGTTAGGGAAAACGATGAGATTGGGGTCCTTGGTACTAGTCTTAATACCCTGTCAGATAAACTTCAGGAAACCATATTGGAACTTAAAAGAGCAAATAATGAGTTGCAGATTGATATTCAGAAGAAAACTGAAATTGATGAGATGCGTAAGGAATTTTTGTCTAATGTGTCCCATGAATTAAAAACTCCCATATCTTTAATTCAAGGATATGCTGAGGGTTTAGTTGAAAATGTCAATGAGGATGAAGAAAATAGGAACTTCTATTGCGAAGTTATTATAGATGAAGCAAATAAAATGAATCAAATGGTTAAAAAGCTATTAACTTTAAATGAGTTGGAATTTGGCAGTAATCAAGTGAATTTTGAAAGGTTTGATATAGTTCAGTTAATTAATTCTGTACTGTGGTCCACGGAAATTCTATTTAAACAAAAACAAGTAACCTTACATTTTGACGAAAAAGAACCGATATATGTATGGGCAGATGAGTATTTGATAGAGCAGGTAGTAACTAATTATATTAATAATGCACTTAATCATGTTGACGGCAAAAAGATTATAGAGATAAAACTAATACCTAGGGATAATGTCCTAAGGGTTGCTGTATTTAATACCGGTAATAGGATACCGGATGATGAATTAGATAAGATATGGGTTAAATTCTATAAGGTTGATAAGGCAAGGACAAGAAAATACGGTGGCAGCGGTATCGGTTTATCAATTGTTAAGGCAATTATGAATTCCCATAATAAAGAGTGTGGTGTAGTTAATCATTCCAAGGGAGTGGAGTTTTGGTTTGAGCTTGATATGACTTAA
- a CDS encoding rubrerythrin family protein produces MEFQQSRTYANLQNAYEMELMQSTLYSIYGDIARQEGYRQIGNIYDIFQRNNKEHAIIWLRRLNEGSLPTTADTLSTSANVENYKGNQLYREYANIASEEGYNDIANLFNGIANIDLNHGLQLETQYSDVVRGEVFCKPQAQLWICMQCGNIMNGLCAPEICPVCGFPQGYYRLYGTEPI; encoded by the coding sequence ATGGAGTTTCAACAAAGCAGAACATATGCCAATCTACAAAATGCTTATGAAATGGAACTTATGCAAAGTACTTTATATTCCATATATGGCGATATTGCCAGACAGGAAGGCTATAGGCAAATAGGCAATATTTATGATATATTCCAACGAAATAATAAGGAACATGCAATAATATGGTTACGGCGATTAAATGAAGGTAGCCTTCCAACTACTGCCGATACCCTTTCTACCTCTGCAAACGTGGAAAACTATAAGGGAAACCAACTTTACAGAGAGTATGCCAATATTGCCAGTGAAGAAGGATATAATGATATAGCCAACCTATTTAATGGTATTGCAAATATTGACCTTAACCATGGACTTCAATTAGAAACACAGTATTCCGATGTTGTAAGAGGGGAGGTTTTTTGCAAACCACAGGCACAGCTTTGGATTTGCATGCAGTGTGGTAATATTATGAACGGTCTTTGTGCTCCTGAAATCTGTCCCGTATGCGGATTCCCTCAAGGATATTACAGATTATATGGTACCGAACCTATCTAA
- a CDS encoding PH domain-containing protein, with protein MVYVERKRTKFLGLPLSYTKYTISEEKLTITSGFLSITEDDAFMYKIQDVRLTRSFMERIFKLGTITCYTGDTTHPKLVLEHIKRSQVIKDFIMRSSEEARRKRRALRAMEMKREVDELEKEETV; from the coding sequence ATGGTATATGTAGAGAGGAAACGAACAAAATTCTTAGGTCTGCCATTAAGCTATACTAAGTATACAATATCAGAGGAAAAGTTGACGATTACATCAGGGTTCTTAAGTATCACTGAAGATGATGCATTTATGTATAAGATACAGGATGTTCGCCTGACCAGAAGTTTTATGGAACGAATTTTTAAGCTTGGCACCATTACCTGCTATACCGGAGATACGACACATCCTAAACTAGTATTAGAACATATTAAACGATCCCAAGTTATAAAGGATTTTATTATGCGTTCATCAGAAGAGGCAAGAAGAAAAAGGAGAGCTCTTCGAGCAATGGAGATGAAACGTGAAGTTGATGAATTAGAGAAAGAGGAAACAGTATAA